The following coding sequences lie in one Polyodon spathula isolate WHYD16114869_AA chromosome 15, ASM1765450v1, whole genome shotgun sequence genomic window:
- the LOC121327858 gene encoding protein O-glucosyltransferase 1-like, whose amino-acid sequence MGAVRLLMVILVLEIFKFGFSESDTRWKTYINKITEGVQNYQPCEQRNCSCYYRVLENDLLPFRGGVSQALLWDTVNRGVGTHYQVIKNKLYRENNCMFPARCSGVEHFILEVIDRLPDTELVINVRDYPQVPKWMHPIQPVFSFSKTSEYQDIMYPAWTFWEGGPAVWPIYPTGLGRWDLMRADLEKSARNWPWEKKLPKGFFRGSRTSAERDPLILLSREDPELVDAEYTKNQAWKSEKDTLGRPPAKEVPLVDHCKYKYLFNFRGVAASFRLKHLFLCGSLVFHVGEEWLEFFYPQLKPWVHYIPVKQDLSDLGELLRFVKENDNVAQEIAKRGHQFILDHLRIEDVTCYWESLLTEYSKLLTYQPKKKNNYIQIMRNQGKTEL is encoded by the exons ATGGGTGCTGTAAGGTTACTGATGGTTATTTTGGTGCTTGAGATTTTCAAATTTGGTTTCAGCGAGTCAG ATACGAGGTGGAAGACCTACATTAATAAAATCACTGAAGGTGTTCAGAATTATCAACCCTGTGAACAACGCAACTGTAGCTGCTACTACAG AGTTTTGGAGAATGACCTCTTGCCTTTCCGAGGGGGCGTCTCTCAGGCTCTGCTTTGGGACACTGTTAATCGCGGGGTTGGTACACACTACCAAGTAATCAAGAACAAACTGTACCGCGAGAATAACTGCATGTTtccagccag GTGTAGCGGAGTGGAGCACTTTATTTTGGAGGTGATTGACAGGTTGCCTGATACAGAGCTTGTGATCAATGTCCGGGATTATCCACAAGTGCCCAAATGGATGCACCCGATCCAGCCAGTGTTCTCTTTTAGCAAG acATCTGAATACCAAGATATCATGTATCCAGCATGGACATTTTGGGAAGGAGGCCCCGCAGTGTGGCCAATCTACCCCACTGGTTTAGGACGTTGGGATCTCATGAGAGCTGATCTGGAAAA ATCTGCAAGAAATTGGCCTTGGGAGAAGAAGCTCCCCAAGGGATTTTTCAGAGGATCAAG AACTAGTGCAGAGAGAGACCCTCTTATTCTGTTATCAAGAGAGGATCCCGAACTGGTGGATGCAGAGTACACTAAAAACCAAGCCTGGAAGTCAGAAAAG GACACGCTTGGAAGGCCTCCAGCCAAAGAAGTCCCATTAGTAGACCACTGCAAATACAA GTACCTGTTTAATTTCCGAGGTGTGGCTGCCAGTTTCCGGTTGAAACATCTGTTTCTGTGTGGCTCGCTGGTTTTCCACGTGGGAGAGGAGTGGCTTGAATTCTTCTACCCACAGCTGAAACCGTGGGTCCATTACATACCTGTGAAACAAGATCTTTCTGATCTCGG GGAGCTGCTCCGATTTGTGAAAGAAAATGATAACGTTGCACAGGAGATAGCCAAGAG GGGGCACCAATTTATATTGGATCATTTACGAATAGAAGATGTTACTTGCTATTGGGAGAGTCTGCTGACAGAGTATTCCAAACTCCTCACATACCAACCGAAAAAGAAGAATAACTACATCCAGATCATGCGAAATCAGGGAAAAACAGAACTGTGA